One genomic region from Spiroplasma endosymbiont of Polydrusus cervinus encodes:
- a CDS encoding deaminase, which produces MKDTTLIFNKLYKLSQRAYKKKNVPISALVVDQKEKIIAIGYNKTTKKSVTTHAEIYALNQACRKKRTNKISDCSIWVTVEPCMMCLGAIINSGIKVINYYLSNEKYGFLKSNHTFDVSKLKVHHVRKHDENVVLKDLMKNFFKQLR; this is translated from the coding sequence ATGAAAGATACTACATTAATTTTTAATAAATTATATAAGTTATCACAACGAGCATACAAGAAAAAAAATGTTCCAATTTCTGCATTAGTTGTTGATCAAAAGGAAAAAATTATTGCCATTGGATATAATAAAACAACAAAAAAATCTGTAACGACACATGCTGAAATTTATGCTTTAAATCAAGCATGTCGCAAAAAACGAACAAATAAAATTAGCGATTGTTCAATATGAGTTACCGTTGAACCGTGTATGATGTGTTTAGGAGCAATAATTAATTCAGGAATTAAAGTTATTAACTATTATTTGTCAAATGAAAAATATGGTTTTTTAAAGTCTAACCATACTTTTGATGTGTCAAAATTAAAAGTTCATCATGTCAGAAAACATGATGAGAATGTTGTTTTAAAAGATTTAATGAAAAATTTTTTTAAACAATTAAGATAG